From the genome of Malus sylvestris chromosome 6, drMalSylv7.2, whole genome shotgun sequence, one region includes:
- the LOC126626691 gene encoding lysine-specific demethylase JMJ13-like: MVEGRVCLSKEAKNGLEILKRRRLQRMRPETATEPVNHTNTMARSGGDALKPSVSFGVRLQGGADSVSLSSGAMHEKDVFSKRRVDKFETSDLEWIEKIPECPVYYPAMEEFDDPLVYLQKIAPEASKYGICKIVSPLSASTPAGVVLMKEKAGFKFTTRVQPLRLAEWDNDDKVTFFMSGRNYTFRDFEKMANKVFARRYCSTGSLPASFLEKEFWQEISCGKTETVEYACDVDGSAFSSSHSDPLGNSKWNLKNLSRLPKSILHLLETAIPGVTDPMLYIGMLFSMFAWHVEDHYLYSINYHHCGASKTWYGIPGEAALQFEKVVKEHVYTHDIISTDGEDGAFDVLLGKTTLFPPNILLEHDVPVYKAVQKPGEFVITFPRAYHAGFSHGFNCGEAVNFAIGDWFPLGAIASRRYALLNRMPLLPHEELLCKEAMLLHTSLELEDSYYSSADLVSHDSIKMSFVRLMRFQHRARWSLMKSGACTSVLPNSYGTILCSLCKRDCYIAFINCNCYMHPVCLRHDVRSLDFSCGTNPTLFLREEITELEAAARKFEEDDGVLEAIKGLGDDLYSYPLNLSQSAEEKGYSRYCEIKFELDTELAGTTQYQSQEAETAQTGSHGQPMLRSDAKYSSPAVSDGSLSCAASTLCSLLEPRESSSAPNNVQENAKETVNSKRHSEEVVRSVYDSSLSSPSYDECSSARPGNSNGSEVRRVVDQGSDDSDSEIFRVKRRSSLKVVGKRSVNDVSASNHSENKGFKRLKKMQPERRCGRSSVPLDYYSPGESNTKFLSTTNYRGFPESAASEGRFSTGSSAPRGGNVPISIKFKKLATEDSARKQREHHRKDRYQDELGRSRRQPPPPPPPPPPPMEVGAKRIKVKGPSFLGSESRLNN; encoded by the exons GTGGAAGGAAGGGTTTGTTTGTCCAAAGAGGccaaaaatggattagaaattcTGAAGCGTAGAAGGCTTCAGCGAATGAGACCAGAAACTGCTACCGAGCCTGTAAATCATACTAATACGATGGCTCGAAGTGGAGGTGATGCTTTAAAACCTTCTGTATCCTTTGGTGTTAGATTACAGGGAGGTGCCGACTCAGTTTCTCTGTCCAGTGGTGCTATGCATGAAAAAGATGTTTTTTCGAAGCGTAGGGTGGATAAGTTTGAAACAAGTGATCTAGAGTGGATTGAGAAAATTCCCGAGTGTCCTGTATACTATCCAGCAATGGAGGAGTTTGATGATCCTTTGGTTTATTTACAGAAGATAGCTCCAGAAGCTTCAAAATATG GTATATGCAAGATTGTCTCTCCTTTGAGTGCTTCTACTCCAGCTGGGGTTGTATTGATGAAAGAGAAAGCAGGATTCAAGTTCACAACTAGAGTACAACCTCTTCGTCTTGCAGAGTGGGACAATGATGACAAGGTCACCTTTTTCATGAGCGGAAG AAATTATACATTCCGTGATTTCGAGAAAATGGCGAACAAGGTTTTTGCTCGTAGATATTGTAGTACCGGTTCTCTTCCTGCCTCGTTCTTGGAAAAAGAATTTTGGCAAGAAATTTCTTGTGGAAAGACAGAAACTGTTGAGTATGCTTGTGATGTAGATGGTAGTGCCTTTTCATCTTCTCACAGTGATCCTCTTGGAAATAGCAAATGGAATTTAAAG AATCTTTCAAGGTTGCCCAAGTCCATTTTGCATCTTCTAGAAACTGCAATTCCG GGTGTAACGGATCCCATGCTATACATTGGAATGCTATTTAGTATGTTTGCTTGGCACGTGGAGGATCATTATTTGTACAG TATTAATTATCATCATTGTGGCGCATCCAAAACCTGGTATGGCATTCCAGGTGAAGCTGCTCTGCAATTTGAAAAGGTTGTTAAGGAACATGTGTACACGCATGATATCATATCAACTGATGGAGAAGATGGAGCATTTGATGTCTTGTTGGGGAAAACAACATTGTTTCCTCCAAATATTTTGTTGGAACATGATGTCCCTGTATACAAGGCTGTGCAAAAGCCAGGAGAGTTCGTTATTACTTTCCCTAGAGCATACCATGCTGGATTCAGTCATG GTTTCAACTGTGGCGAGGCAGTCAACTTTGCAATTGGTGATTGGTTCCCTTTAGGTGCTATTGCTAGCCGGCGTTATGCGCTGCTTAACAGGATGCCTCTGCTTCCTCATGAAGAACTTCTGTGTAAAGAAGCGATGCTTCTACACACAAGTTTAGAACTTGAAGATTCGTATTATTCATCTGCTGATTTGGTGTCCCATGATAGCATTAAGATGTCTTTTGTGAGATTGATGCGCTTTCAGCATCGTGCTCGTTGGTCTTTAATGAAGTCAGGGGCATGCACCAGTGTTTTGCCAAACTCCTATGGAACCATTCTATGCAGCCTATGCAAGCGTGATTGCTACATAGCTTTCATTAATTGCAATTGTTACATGCATCCTGTCTGCCTTCGCCATG ATGTAAGGTCTCTTGACTTCTCATGTGGGACCAATCCTACTCTCTTTTTAAGGGAGGAAATAACAGAATTGGAAGCTGCAGCCAGAAAATTTGAAGAGGACGATGGTGTGTTGGAGGCGATAAAAGGGCTAGGCGATGACTTGTATTCATATCCATTAAATTTGTCTCAGAGCGCTGAAGAGAAAGGATACTCTCGTTATTGTGAGATAAAATTTGAGTTGGACACTGAACTAGCTGGCACAACTCAGTATCAGTCACAAGAGGCAGAAACAGCCCAAACGGGTTCTCATGGCCAGCCCATGTTGAGATCTGATGCAAAATATTCAAGTCCTGCAGTGTCAGACGGTTCCCTCTCATGTGCTGCATCAACTCTTTGTTCTCTTCTAGAGCCTCGTGAGAGCTCATCTGCACCCAATAAT GTACAGGAAAATGCTAAAGAAACTGTAAATTCTAAAAGGCATTCTGAAGAAGTGGTTCGCAGTGTTTACGATTCTTCTCTGTCCTCTCCATCATATGATGAATGCTCTAGTGCACGCCCAGGGAATTCTAATGGATCGGAGGTTAGACGTGTTGTGGATCAAGGCAGTGATGATTCTGATTCAGAGATCTTTAGGGTTAAGCGTCGTTCATCATTGAAGGTGGTGGGCAAAAGGAGCGTAAATGATGTCTCGGCATCAAATCATTCTGAAAACAAG GGGTTTAAACGATTGAAGAAAATGCAACCTGAAAGAAGATGCGGGAGATCATCGGTGCCATTAGATTATTACAGCCCTGGTGAATCAAATACTAAGTTTCTTTCAACCACTAATTACAGAGGATTTCCAGAGAGTGCTGCTTCGGAGGGCAGGTTCTCGACAGGAAGTAGCGCTCCTAGAGGAGGCAATGTTCCCATCTCTATCAAGTTTAAGAAGTTGGCCACCGAAGATTCAGCTAGGAAACAGCGAGAACACCACAGAAAGGATAGATACCAGGATGAATTGGGAAGGAGCCGGAGGCaaccacccccacccccacccccacccccacccccaatGGAGGTTGGGGCAAAGCGCATTAAAGTCAAAGGCCCGTCGTTCCTAGGGTCGGAGAGCAGGTTAAACAATTAG